Genomic DNA from Corylus avellana chromosome ca4, CavTom2PMs-1.0:
CTTGGCTTCTCGTTCTTTGTACCAAATTACCAATCCACCATTTACTGCTCTCATGGCTATATAAAGCGGAGGCCAGCAGGTTACAGCAACATTAACCATCTTTGCCTCTTCCCCCTCTACAGCCTTTTAACCCAGAGAGCTTCAAACCCcatctgtttttttgtttcggTTTGTGTAACACAACATGGCCAACAATGTGGTATTGGCTTCTTCACAGCAACCCAAGAAGGGTGACCTGAGCTTGTTCGCCTTCACCGACCACGAGATCATGAATCAAATTTATGCCACCCATGTCCACGATGATGAAAAGTTTGATGTTGAATCTCTTTTCATTGTCGTTGAGAACATCCTTAAGCGTGCCACCCAGGTCGCTGACAATGTTGTGCTGGTATGCTAGCTACCACATTTCTTCTTCTATTCaagataattatatttttggtccCTAAAATGAAAGTAGAATTTGATTAATTACTCGTTAATCACTGCAGGGAAGCCAAGGAACCGTGGAACACTTGGAGGAGAAGACCCCCAAACCAACTTTTAGTCCACCCTTGTGCACCCTGAAGAACATTTCCTGTGaggtaattaataataataagcatgatttttttttttaaaaaaaactttcccCAAAAGGCaacttttggtttttatttaattaatggcATTGACgttttaacaatattttttaaaaaaaaacttgtgatTTCAGATGCAATGCAAGGCTCCGGGAGAGGAAACTGCATACAAAACAACACTCTCGATCCTTAACAAGTTATCAAACTATTCATGGGATACAAAAGCAGTGCTGACTCTTGCTGCTTTTGCTTTGGACTATGGCGATTTCTGGCTGCTTGCTCAGAGCCAGTCGACAGACCAGCTTGCCAAATCTGTGGGAACCCTGAGGCGGGTGTCTGTGCTCCTGAAGCGCCCAACCCTGCAGAAACACAGGCAGTCACTCATTGAGCTCAACACTGTCATCAGATCCACACTGGAAGTGATTGAATGCATCTTTGAGCTGGAGAAGCTGTCCAATTATGACACAAAGGATGTTCCTGCATTGTCAACAGGCATGGACCATATCCCAGTTGATGTTTTCTGGGCTATTGTCACTGTTGTTGCCAGCACCACTCAGCTTTGTTGCCTCACAAGCGATGAGTAAgtttttcttcgttttttttttgttattgtttttttgtcGAGGGATGaattctttcattatttttatttttaacggggtataaaaataatgaaagaattCATTTACCATCTCACTAGAATTAAAATTGACCGTGGTTGGCCACTACTCTGGCTTGGCCCGATTTACAGAGATAAGAAGCAAGAACTTTCCCAGTTCTCTCAGAAGATCAACGTCATCCTCACCAAACTCAGGAGGCAGATAACACTTTGCAGGCAACAAATAGGTCAGCTTTCTTGGCTCTTTTCATTTGCAAGGATGCAActtaatttcttaattaattagattattCTTCATGAACTACTTTAATCATAATTAGAGATACTAATGGTTGGTTTAATGCACAGAGGAGGTAGAGGCTTATTGGAAGCTCACAAAACTTTTTCGAACCCCTACGGAGATCATGGAGGTATTTAAGGGACTGATTTACAACAAGGACAACGTGCAGCCCCTGATTGATGGTTCTACCAAAAAACCGGTATATTTTATTATTGGCTATACTTTTTTAGATGTTATGGTTTATAGAATATCCTAATATTAATAGATCACTTTAAGaaaaacttttaagaaaaaattgtgaaaatcaTCTGAAAAAGTTCTAGAAATTATGGGAGCTAGGCCCAGGTCTACACCGGGCTAAGATGTGACAATCCAACGACTTCGTAATAATGCATTGTAGGGAAACATTAATGTAGGGGGTCACATTTTACGGGTCCTACGAAGATGgatttgacattttttaaatgaatatggTATATATTTCAATCCATCAATTActtaaatacatatatacatcttcagtttttttttttttttttttgctagatCTGCACTTTTTGTAATAATGGGAACAGTTTTGATACAGTACTTCGACGTGGACCGACCATTTCGATTAATTGCTTTTGGTTAATAAGTCTCGTCACACGTAAGACTGTCTCGGGAAACACGTGAAATAATTAAGTGGGGTTCACACGAGTTCTGCCGTACGGGTTGTCCGAAATTAATTTGGTTTGGTTTTGCCATATTAATTATTGGTTTCGGTTCGGGTCTCTCTGGCCTAAACCCCACGGGTTGTTCGGCCGATATATATCTGACCCGACGGGTTgccattacctttttttttttttttttttttcattgatacGTGAAGATTTGTCtaactttttaacttttgaaaTCGTTGCTAACACAAGTTTCTTCACTAATTGTATGGGAAAAACAGGTTAACATTGATgtgctgaagaagaagaatgtgtTGTTGTACATTTCGGGGCTAGACATTACAGAAGAAGACATTTCAATCCTGAGGCCAGTTCATGAGTCAATAAGGAAGGATGATCAGTACAAGATTGTATGGATCCCGATTGTGGACCAATGGACTGATGAGCTGCATAAGAAGTTTGACTTTCTGCGGTCAAAGATGCCGTGGTATGTGGTGCAGTACTCTTCACCAATAGCAGGCATCAGATTCGTGAAGGAGAAGTGGCACTTCAAGGGCAAGCCCTCTGTGGTGGTGTTGAACCCACAAGGAAAGGTGGAGCATGAGAATGCAATCCACATGATCAGAGTTTGGGGAATAAAGGCCTTCCCTTTCACTACCAGAGTGGAAGAAACTTTGTCCAATAATAGGGAGTGGATTGGCTCCATTGCCACCAACGTTCACCCTAACATTGATAACTGGGTAAATTCACTTTGCAATTTATTCTTCTTGCATGCaaagaattaaatttaattatttaattattatttttaacatgttgAATCAGATGAAAGATCAAAAGTACATCTTTTTCTATGGAGGCAAAGACAATGACTGGATCCAACAATTTACCAAGAGAGCGACCATCCTTGCCAATGATGCAACATTGAAGGAAGCAAGGATTTCCATAGAGTTGGTATGCGTTGGGAAGGGCAGCAAGGGAGAGGACAACCTCGGCGTCCTTGGGCGGTTCTGGACAGGCATTGAGAGCATTTTCATCTCCAAGACTCACGGAAAGACCGACGCTGACGCAGTGACGCTAGAAATCCAGAAGCTGCTTTCCTACAAGAATGAGAGCGGGTGGGCGGTGCTGAGCAAAGGGTCGAATGTGGTGCTCAGCGGCCACGGGACGACCATCTTGAAGGTGGTGGAGGATTTTGAGAAATGGAAGGAGTTTGTGAAAGAAAAGGGGTTTGAGTTCATCTTCAAGGAGTATCACAACAAGGTTCTTCACACTGCCCACATCTGCTGCCGCATTGACATTCCAAACACCAGTGGAAAAATTCCAGAGAACATGAAGTGCCCCGACTGCCCCCGCATCATGGAGACGTATATCAGTTTCAAGTGCTGCCACATTGATGGTGCTGCCAATGGAGTGCACTAATTTGAAGTGGCTGCTTTTCTTCGAACTAGtattactaattaaataatgtgGAACTTGGTGATCACCGGATGCTACCATTAAGATGAGTTGTGATGTGACCCTTATTTAATATCTATGTATTATTCCTATGATGTTTTCTGATGCCACTAGAAAATGGGAGATGTGTGGTTTCTTGGGTTGTGGTTTTCCTCTGTTTTGGTTAATGAAAGTGGAGGTGTTTGTGTGTACTCGGTCTGTATTAATGTTGCATTACTAAGTGGTATCCTTTTGGTTTTCATGTTGATGGGCATTGTTGTTATTTACAATATTCTACCATCACCCtccaccccaaacccccaaaatttgtttttgcatttttcatggACTTGAAGCTTTTGCCTCGGTGTAAGAATTAAACCCAAATTGCAATAATCCTAGCTTTTCGCATTTAATTCAAATGGTACTTAAGCATCATAACCTCTAATGTACTAACAAgatgactatatatataatcttatggAGTGAAATGGATGATAAACCTTAtaattcataataattttacaaaaaatgtaTAACTTGTAAGCAGATATATGCATGATTCACTCCCTAATAAACCACAAAATTAGTAATGTTGACATATTTGAGGACAATAGAATCATTGAGTCCTCCATTACtgctattttatttaaattttttaaattttttatttttattttttatctaatgGATTCATAGTTCATTCGCCAACTATATATATGGCTACAAAACAAAGGTAGCATCGGGCTAGCCTTACAGAACGCCTGGCCCAATGTCAAGTTGTGGAACCCGATGGGTTACAACACTACTACGATTTGTATGGGTTTCGCCCACTTCGGATCGAGCTTCTATGCTGTTGCGAAAAGTACAAGACATTtggtgtaaaaaataaaattgaaggtcCAGATCTatctataatatattttaacttaagCGACATCGATCGTCGCAAAACTTGCAATGAAAAACACCTTAACGCCATTTCAAAGGGAAGGAAAAAACACATCCACGTTGCCCCTTTCACAACCCACACCACAAACGTAAGCATGTTCGTGAGTACGAGTTTGGATCTTATCAAAGGTATGAGTAtagattataattttaattttataggaTTAAGTTCTTTAATCTTAACTctgtaattttgtattgaattcgtATTAAGTTCATAAATTcagtaaaaaattgtcagttaTTAGATCACATGTTAAGTATGAGTTGTGTCGATGTAggtgtataagattatataggttaatccAAACgtgacctaattaattaaatgggttaaattttttaaccttaactctttaatttttattgagttAAGTCTGTTAAAAATTACTCAGGTGATGGGAAAATTCTTTCTactaaaatgaagaaaaaggccACTAGCAGTCTAGCACAAACACTCCTAACATACAACCAACTACCTAATCTTCGTCGTTTTCTCTGTTTCGGTAAAGAGTATCAAATAAGGGCAACAAAAGCAAATACATGCACCATGTGTGAGCAAAAGACCAAAAGCTTATTAAGAATGGGACCGCCATGAAAGCAACAGTAAATGTCATTTTGTGCTCCAAAGCATGTGCCCTTGAATTTTCCCTTCCATCACGCACCCATT
This window encodes:
- the LOC132177559 gene encoding protein SIEVE ELEMENT OCCLUSION B-like, encoding MANNVVLASSQQPKKGDLSLFAFTDHEIMNQIYATHVHDDEKFDVESLFIVVENILKRATQVADNVVLGSQGTVEHLEEKTPKPTFSPPLCTLKNISCEMQCKAPGEETAYKTTLSILNKLSNYSWDTKAVLTLAAFALDYGDFWLLAQSQSTDQLAKSVGTLRRVSVLLKRPTLQKHRQSLIELNTVIRSTLEVIECIFELEKLSNYDTKDVPALSTGMDHIPVDVFWAIVTVVASTTQLCCLTSDEDKKQELSQFSQKINVILTKLRRQITLCRQQIEEVEAYWKLTKLFRTPTEIMEVFKGLIYNKDNVQPLIDGSTKKPVNIDVLKKKNVLLYISGLDITEEDISILRPVHESIRKDDQYKIVWIPIVDQWTDELHKKFDFLRSKMPWYVVQYSSPIAGIRFVKEKWHFKGKPSVVVLNPQGKVEHENAIHMIRVWGIKAFPFTTRVEETLSNNREWIGSIATNVHPNIDNWMKDQKYIFFYGGKDNDWIQQFTKRATILANDATLKEARISIELVCVGKGSKGEDNLGVLGRFWTGIESIFISKTHGKTDADAVTLEIQKLLSYKNESGWAVLSKGSNVVLSGHGTTILKVVEDFEKWKEFVKEKGFEFIFKEYHNKVLHTAHICCRIDIPNTSGKIPENMKCPDCPRIMETYISFKCCHIDGAANGVH